The DNA window ACTTCAAGTTCATTTCAGGGCAAAATACCCGTCATTTTTTAGCTCCTATATTGTTGGGGCAAGGTAGATTTACAGTTGCGTACATAATTGCGTACATATTCGGAGTTTAAGGTTTGTCAGATAGTAATTTTCTCAATGAAATCAAGGCTCGACGTACTTTTGCTATAATTTCTCACCCGGATGCGGGCAAGACCACGATCACCGAAAAGCTCCTGCTGCTCGGCAATTTGATTCAGGTCGCGGGCACGGTCAAGGGCCGCAAGAGCGATCGCCATGCGACCTCTGACTGGATGGCCATGGAGAAAGAGCGGGGCATTTCGGTGACCTCCTCAGTGATGCAGTTTCCCTATCACGATTGCATGGTCAATTTGCTCGATACACCGGGCCACGAAGATTTCTCTGAAGACACCTATCGCACACTGACCGCGGTGGATTCATCGCTGATGGTGATTGACGGCGCCAAGGGCGTGGAAGCTCGAACGATTAAATTAATGGATGTTTGCCGTCTGCGCGATACGCCGATCTTTGCCTTTGTAAACAAGATGGATCGGGAGATCCGTGAGCCCATTGAGCTGTTGGATGAGATCGAGAGCGTTCTAAAAATTAGAGCCGCACCGATTAACTGGCCAATTGGTATGGGCCGTGGTTTTCGCGGTGTCTACAACCTCTACACCGATATCATTCATGTCTATGTGCAGGGCAAGGGCCACACGCTGATGGATGATATTCAGATCAAAGGTTTGGATTCCCCAGAAGCTCGCGAAGCTTTGGGGGATTATGCCGATGACGTGCTTGAAGAGCTGGAGCTGGTTAAAGGCGCGACCAATATTTTTGATATGGATGAGTTTCTCGCCGGCCGCATGACACCTGTGTTTTTTGGCACTGCCCTGGGTAACTTTGGCGTCCGCGAAATGCTCGATGACTTTGTGCGTTGGGCGCCTATGCCTCAGCCGCGCGCTTCGGACAAGCGCGAAGTGGTTGCCGAAGAGGGTGCTTTTAGCGGCTTTGTGTTTAAGATTCAGGCAAATATGGACCCCAAACACCGTGACCGTATTGCCTTTCTTCGTATCTGCTCAGGAAAATACAAAAAGGGTATGAAAATGAAACATGTGCGCACCGGCAAGACTGTGCGCATTGCCGATGCCTTTAGCTTTAAAGCCGGTGAGCGAGTCTCACTTGAAGAGGCCCATGCTGGCGATATTATTGGTTTACACAACCATGGATCGATCCAGATTGGCGACGCTTTTACCGAAGGCGAAGACCTGAAATTTAGCGGCATCCCGCATTTTGCTCCAGAACTGTTTAAGCGCATTCGCTTGAAAGATCCGCTTAGAGCCAAGCAGTTGCAGAATGGTATTCGTCAGCTTTCGGAAGAGGGCAGCACTCAGGTGTTTTTCCCTTTCCGGAACAACGATATTATTGTTGGCGCTGTAGGCCAGCTGCAGTTTGAAGTGGTGGCTTATAGATTGCGTGAAGAGTACGGTGTCGAAGCGCTCTATGAGGCGGTTAATGTGCATTCCGCGCGCTGGACTGAGTGTGATGATAACAAACAGCTGGAGTCATTTAAGAATAAAACCCAGGATAACCTGGCAGTGGACGGGGGTGGTCATCTGACCTATCTTGCGCCCACCAGAGTCAACCTGTCGCTGACTGAAGAGCGCTACCCTGAAATTGCATTTCGCTCCACAAGAGAGCATTAATAGCCCCGCCTACAAAAATAATAAGCGCTAAGAGAGGTTAGGATGAGCAACAAAACAGTACCTGTAAACCAGGACATGACGCCAGTGCATCTGCGCGCCAATCGCTCGGCCTTTGCTATGTGGTTTGGGCGGACAGTGCTGCGGGTTTTTGGCTGGCATGTAGAGGGTCAAATTCCCAACCATGAACGGCTGCTGATTATTGGCGCACCGCATACTTCCAATTGGGACTTTGTCTATGCCATGGCGACGATACTGGCTATCAATATCAAGCTTCGCTGGCTCGGTAAACATACTATTTTCATGCCCGGTGTGAAATGGTTTATGGAATGGCTTGGCGGTATTCCCGTTAACCGCGGTCAACCTGAATCCATAGTTGATAGCGTTGCTCGCCTAGTGGCAAAGGATAAGGGTATTGTTATCGGTTTGGCTCCTGAAGGAACCCGCAAGAAAGTCGAGACATGGAAAACGGGATTTTTGCGGATTGCTGATGCTATCGATTGTAAGATATTTTTGATTGGTCTGGATTTCCCCAACAAGCGCATTGTGCTCGATCAGATGTTTGAACCCACCGGCGATCACGATGCCGATATCGCGACACTGCAGGAATTTTACGGTCGCTACCAAGGCAAGTACCCAGATCAATTTTAGACCTTGGTTTATGTCAGAGAGGCTTGTTTAAAGGGCTTAATTAAAGGGCTTTGTTAAATGGATTTATCAACTGCTACTCAGGCCAGCTTGGTTGGCGTGGCTTTTTTTGCCGGACTTATCTCATCGATTGCCGGTTCCGGCGGTATCCTCACTCTGCCAGCACTGCTGTGGGCCGGGTTGCCACCTCTAAATGCTCTAGCGACCAATAAAGTCCAGAGCTCCATCGGCACACTGTCTTCAGCGTGGAATTTTTTTCGCCAGGGCCATATAGATATCAAACCGCTACGGCCTGTTTTGCTGATGGGTTTTATTGGCTCGGTGATTGGCACTTTGGCGGTGCAGCAGCTTGACAGCGAGATCCTTCTCAAACTAATTCCCTTTCTGTTAATTGCCATTGCCGCTTACTTCTTATTAATGCCAAAAGTGTCTGCAGCCAACCCGCAACCCAAAATCAGTCAGGCTTGGTTTGCCTGCACCGCGGGTTTAGGTATGGGTTTTTACGGTGGTTTCTTTGGTCCCGCCATGGGGTCAATATTTCCTTTCCTACTAGTCTGGCTGGTGGCGCGCAATCTAGTCAC is part of the SAR92 clade bacterium H455 genome and encodes:
- a CDS encoding 1-acyl-sn-glycerol-3-phosphate acyltransferase, producing MSNKTVPVNQDMTPVHLRANRSAFAMWFGRTVLRVFGWHVEGQIPNHERLLIIGAPHTSNWDFVYAMATILAINIKLRWLGKHTIFMPGVKWFMEWLGGIPVNRGQPESIVDSVARLVAKDKGIVIGLAPEGTRKKVETWKTGFLRIADAIDCKIFLIGLDFPNKRIVLDQMFEPTGDHDADIATLQEFYGRYQGKYPDQF
- a CDS encoding TSUP family transporter; this translates as MDLSTATQASLVGVAFFAGLISSIAGSGGILTLPALLWAGLPPLNALATNKVQSSIGTLSSAWNFFRQGHIDIKPLRPVLLMGFIGSVIGTLAVQQLDSEILLKLIPFLLIAIAAYFLLMPKVSAANPQPKISQAWFACTAGLGMGFYGGFFGPAMGSIFPFLLVWLVARNLVTATAETKLMILVVNGTSALLFIAGGHVVWGLAIAMSIAQMIGARLGSNLVMKRGSSFVQPIITIVTLLMAVKLLFFA
- a CDS encoding peptide chain release factor 3; translation: MSDSNFLNEIKARRTFAIISHPDAGKTTITEKLLLLGNLIQVAGTVKGRKSDRHATSDWMAMEKERGISVTSSVMQFPYHDCMVNLLDTPGHEDFSEDTYRTLTAVDSSLMVIDGAKGVEARTIKLMDVCRLRDTPIFAFVNKMDREIREPIELLDEIESVLKIRAAPINWPIGMGRGFRGVYNLYTDIIHVYVQGKGHTLMDDIQIKGLDSPEAREALGDYADDVLEELELVKGATNIFDMDEFLAGRMTPVFFGTALGNFGVREMLDDFVRWAPMPQPRASDKREVVAEEGAFSGFVFKIQANMDPKHRDRIAFLRICSGKYKKGMKMKHVRTGKTVRIADAFSFKAGERVSLEEAHAGDIIGLHNHGSIQIGDAFTEGEDLKFSGIPHFAPELFKRIRLKDPLRAKQLQNGIRQLSEEGSTQVFFPFRNNDIIVGAVGQLQFEVVAYRLREEYGVEALYEAVNVHSARWTECDDNKQLESFKNKTQDNLAVDGGGHLTYLAPTRVNLSLTEERYPEIAFRSTREH